The Streptomyces asoensis DNA window GATTGCAGACGAAGATCAGCCGCGTCCGGTCGGTGATCGCGTCGGCCATCGCGTCCAGGTCGTGCACGTCCCCCGGCGTCAGCGGGACGTGCACGGCCGTCGCGCCGCTGATCTGCGTGATGATCGGGTAGGCCTCGAAGGACCGCCAGGCGTAGATCACCTCGTCGCCGGGGCCCGCGGTCGCCTGGACGAGCTGCTGCGCGACACCGACCGAGCCGGTGCCGGTGGCGAGGTGGGAGGCCGGGACGCCGAAGCGCTCGGACAGCTCGCTCACCAGGGCCGTGCACGCCAGGTCCGGGTACCGGTTGAAGGACGCGGCTGCCGCCGTCACGCTCTCCATCACACCGGGCAGCGGCGGATAGGGGTTCTCGTTGGAGGACAGCTTGTAGGCCGTGGGCCCACCGGCCGCGGCCGGCCTGCCCGGCTTGTAGGTGGGGATCCCCTCCAGCTCGGCGCGCAGTTTGGGGCTCGTCTCGCTCACCGCAGTCCTCCTCGTGACCACCACCGGCTTCAATACTGCTCACCTTATGAGGATTCGGCGCGGCTGCGAACAGGTGAGAGGGGCCCGACCTCCCGAAACGGGGGGGAGAGCCCCGCGACTTCTCCGGACGAAGCCCCACGAAGGCGTACGTCCCAGGGGGCGCGCCGCACATATATCTACGCGCCGGTAGTGCACTCCGTGGCGCGCATCCCTCGTGCAGGTGAGTTGAGACCTCTTCGAAACATCGGTGCCACGACAGGCTCATCCGTGCCGACACACCACGTCCTGGCATGGAACCGCGCAACTACCTGTGTTTCCAAGGCAGTTGAGCCACTTATGCCTTGCAGAAACGTGCCTGTCAACGCGTGCATATGCGTCCGCCCTACCCCACCGGATGAGCCCTACTATCGGCTCGCCATGACAGCAGCAGGGAAGCACCAGGTGAGCCGCGCGGAAACCTCACGCCGAGGCAGCCGGCCGGGCCGGGCGGGCATCAGGGACGTGGCCGCCGCCGCCGGAGTGTCCATCACGACCGTATCCGACGCCCTCAACGGCAAGGGCAGGCTCCCGGACGCCACCCGTCGCCATGTCCGCGAGGTCGCCGACCGACTCGGCTACCGCCCATCGGCGGCGGCCCGAACCCTCCGTACCGGCAAGTCGGGCCTCATCGGCCTGACCGTGACGACGTACGGGGATGAACCTTTCACCTTCACCGAGTTCGCCTACTTCGCGGAGATGGCGCGCGCCGCCACCTCGGCCGCGCTCGCCCGCGGCTACGCGCTCGTGATCCTCCCCGCGACCTCGCGCCACGACGTCTGGTCCAACGTGGCCCTGGACGGCACGGTCGTCATCGACCCCTCCGACCAGGACCCGGTGGTCAGCGAGCTGGTCCGGCAGGGCTTACCCGTCGTCTCCGACGGCCGCCCGGCCGGCACGCTCCCGGTCACCGCCTGGGTGGACAACGATCACGAGGCCGCCGTCCTCGACATCCTCGACCACCTGGCCGACGCCGGCGCCCGCCGCATCGGCCTGCTCACGGGCACCACGACCGACACCTACACACACCTGTCCACCAGCGCGTACCTGCGGTGGTGCGAACGGGTCGGCCAGGACCCGGTCTACGAGGCCTACCCCGCGCACGACCCGTGCGCCGGGGCCGTGGCCGCCGACCGGCTGCTGGCCCGTCCCGACCGGCCCGACGCCGTCTACGGCCTGTTCGACCCCAACGGCACCGACCTGCTCGCCGCCGCCCGCCGCTACGGGCTGCGCGTGCCCGAGGACCTGCTGGTCGTGTGTTGCAGCGAGTCCACGGTGTACGCCAACACCGAGCCGCCCGTCACCACGCTCTCGCTCAAACCCCGGCGCATCGGCACGGCGGTGATCCAACTCCTCATCGACGCCATCGAGGGAGAGGAGACGGACCGTCCGGTGGAGCA harbors:
- a CDS encoding LacI family DNA-binding transcriptional regulator, giving the protein MTAAGKHQVSRAETSRRGSRPGRAGIRDVAAAAGVSITTVSDALNGKGRLPDATRRHVREVADRLGYRPSAAARTLRTGKSGLIGLTVTTYGDEPFTFTEFAYFAEMARAATSAALARGYALVILPATSRHDVWSNVALDGTVVIDPSDQDPVVSELVRQGLPVVSDGRPAGTLPVTAWVDNDHEAAVLDILDHLADAGARRIGLLTGTTTDTYTHLSTSAYLRWCERVGQDPVYEAYPAHDPCAGAVAADRLLARPDRPDAVYGLFDPNGTDLLAAARRYGLRVPEDLLVVCCSESTVYANTEPPVTTLSLKPRRIGTAVIQLLIDAIEGEETDRPVEQVIPTELFVRTSSQRRSPRTTVSPPRTPEGK